A window from Sinanaerobacter sp. ZZT-01 encodes these proteins:
- a CDS encoding ABC-three component system protein, with translation MLISPFSAISSWEGYEYQGHIAVFVVLQKIRELIVINNNAINDFILEIEGAEDFSIKEKNNYVTLHQVKSGTIDLDQNEKKDKFSFIISLLQYNAKYGYFHTLPNKMIPNDFIKSTSDWIDTLLFDLDKDIKNSNEVAEEDYDKYIIINKILPTTKKGSLYNIINFVCKGNKEKEEIQRLVKDIETELTTYKEKLQDNDDLIKDDQLLSKYDRNFNNSQEVKEASYSLIKEILNVVKPEWNLFIDNDYLEFVYGQVFLDFKDHITNHFINKAEVNNGCQIKFFEIFTILINDYHSNFNSIKYQYFLLWKSIRSIFEQFPSKNKNLCKADRCEECDEIPACNLIRQLQIISKIEEEDLHNFLYRLILKEPEKGKPNNLPDDSLINRLFINILKEIELLSFEKNNIIQAQKDGLFYRLTLNASGEIHELQEQINKEVHASVDDKLLIYESDVLITDQLNEENFIYNGINTTVIGEKEFRDLKDITSDSIDKIKKNYNKPKIMRLIDRKNAKKELSE, from the coding sequence ATGTTAATTTCCCCGTTTAGTGCAATCTCATCTTGGGAGGGTTATGAATATCAGGGACATATCGCTGTCTTTGTTGTATTGCAAAAAATTAGAGAATTGATTGTTATTAATAATAATGCAATTAATGATTTTATACTAGAAATTGAGGGCGCTGAAGATTTCTCAATAAAAGAGAAAAATAACTATGTAACTCTTCATCAAGTTAAAAGTGGAACTATTGATTTAGATCAGAACGAAAAAAAAGATAAATTTTCTTTTATCATTTCGTTACTACAGTATAACGCTAAATATGGATATTTTCATACTTTACCAAATAAGATGATTCCTAACGACTTCATAAAGAGTACCTCAGATTGGATTGATACGTTACTTTTTGATCTCGATAAAGATATTAAGAATTCAAATGAGGTTGCAGAAGAAGATTATGACAAGTACATTATAATAAACAAGATTTTACCGACTACAAAAAAAGGAAGCTTATATAATATTATTAATTTTGTGTGCAAAGGAAACAAAGAAAAAGAGGAAATACAACGCTTAGTTAAGGACATAGAAACAGAACTTACAACCTACAAAGAAAAACTACAAGACAATGATGACTTAATAAAGGATGATCAACTCCTATCTAAATATGATCGTAACTTTAACAACTCGCAGGAAGTAAAAGAAGCATCGTATTCTCTGATTAAAGAAATCTTAAATGTCGTCAAGCCAGAATGGAATTTATTTATAGACAACGATTATTTAGAATTTGTATATGGTCAAGTTTTCTTAGATTTTAAAGATCATATAACTAATCATTTCATTAATAAAGCAGAAGTTAACAATGGTTGTCAGATAAAATTTTTTGAAATCTTCACTATATTAATAAATGATTATCATTCAAATTTTAATTCGATTAAATACCAGTACTTTTTGCTCTGGAAAAGTATAAGGAGTATTTTTGAACAATTTCCCTCTAAAAATAAAAATTTATGTAAAGCGGATAGATGCGAAGAATGCGATGAGATACCAGCTTGTAATTTAATTCGACAACTACAAATAATATCAAAAATTGAAGAAGAAGATTTACATAATTTTTTATATCGTCTTATATTAAAAGAACCAGAAAAAGGGAAGCCCAATAATTTGCCTGATGATAGTTTAATTAATAGGCTTTTTATAAATATACTTAAAGAAATAGAACTTTTATCTTTTGAAAAAAACAATATTATTCAGGCCCAAAAAGATGGTTTGTTTTACAGGCTTACTCTCAATGCGAGTGGTGAAATACATGAATTACAGGAACAAATTAATAAAGAAGTACACGCATCTGTAGATGATAAACTTTTAATATATGAAAGTGATGTTCTGATTACAGATCAGTTAAATGAAGAAAATTTTATATATAATGGTATTAATACCACGGTGATCGGAGAAAAAGAATTTCGTGATTTAAAAGACATAACTAGCGATTCTATCGATAAAATAAAGAAAAACTACAACAAACCGAAAATAATGCGGCTTATTGATAGGAAAAATGCTAAAAAGGAGCTAAGTGAATGA
- a CDS encoding recombinase family protein: protein MARKSRQNAIAASLNGEVTENIALPERIYNTAIYVRLSVEDNSYGAESESIQIQQLMLERFVSEQSDMRLCQIFCDNGFSGTDFERPDFEKMMDEAMAGRIDCIVVKDLSRFGRNYVEAGYYIEKTFPTMGVRFIALHDGYDSLTDDGSNSMIVSLKNLINDFYAKDISRKINTSLETKQRKGEFIGAFTPYGYKKSPEDKHKLILDEDTAPTIYQIFQWKAQGLGNTTIARRLNEANIVSPSLYLYQKGEIKKKPQNELWQGQMIKVITANPIYTGCMAQGKTKKALCDGLPTTKVPRCEWIVVPCTHEAIIDEETFEKIQQQKEQIRQQIVALKGKYDKHGKKENIFAGLLYCGDCHTKLVRYKDATATSVRYYQQCRVYNENLSHGCIKKSTREEVLEAAIFSVIRSQIDLAVDMKKLLIRFNESSAYQKHIRNLQRNIQTLQQKIKRITTLKNTLFESFDNGTISEEDFLYMKERYNGENAGLKEELQQLTQELTKYTEELTAKNKWITSFERYAKEQILTREMMLELVSRVWVWADNRFEVVLNFKDEFQFIVGNVKGAEAVCQKHSLSI, encoded by the coding sequence ATGGCAAGAAAGAGCAGACAAAACGCGATCGCCGCTTCCCTGAATGGAGAAGTGACAGAAAATATCGCTTTACCGGAGCGAATTTATAATACGGCAATTTATGTGAGGCTTTCCGTAGAAGATAACAGCTACGGCGCAGAAAGCGAGAGCATCCAAATCCAACAGCTTATGCTGGAGCGGTTTGTCAGTGAGCAGTCAGATATGCGGCTGTGCCAGATATTCTGTGATAATGGATTTTCAGGTACAGACTTTGAACGTCCCGATTTTGAAAAGATGATGGATGAAGCCATGGCAGGGCGTATCGACTGTATTGTAGTCAAGGATTTGTCCCGTTTTGGCAGAAACTATGTGGAAGCCGGATATTATATCGAAAAGACCTTTCCTACCATGGGAGTACGTTTTATAGCTTTGCACGATGGCTATGACAGTCTCACAGATGATGGAAGCAATTCCATGATTGTTTCGCTGAAAAACCTAATCAATGATTTTTATGCCAAGGATATTTCCAGAAAAATCAATACTTCCTTGGAAACAAAACAGCGAAAGGGCGAGTTTATCGGAGCCTTTACCCCCTATGGTTACAAGAAATCACCCGAGGATAAACATAAGCTCATTCTTGATGAAGATACGGCACCTACCATTTATCAGATTTTTCAGTGGAAGGCACAAGGACTTGGAAATACTACCATTGCCCGAAGACTCAATGAAGCAAATATTGTATCACCCTCCCTATATTTATATCAAAAGGGCGAAATCAAAAAGAAGCCGCAAAACGAGCTTTGGCAGGGGCAGATGATAAAAGTAATTACGGCGAATCCCATTTATACAGGCTGTATGGCACAGGGTAAAACCAAGAAGGCCCTTTGTGACGGACTTCCTACCACAAAGGTTCCCCGCTGTGAATGGATTGTAGTTCCCTGCACCCATGAAGCCATCATAGACGAGGAAACCTTTGAAAAAATTCAACAGCAAAAGGAACAAATCCGACAGCAGATTGTGGCGTTAAAAGGAAAGTACGACAAGCATGGGAAAAAGGAGAATATTTTCGCAGGGCTGTTGTATTGCGGAGATTGTCACACCAAGTTAGTACGCTATAAGGATGCGACGGCTACCTCTGTCCGCTATTATCAGCAGTGCAGAGTTTATAATGAGAACCTGTCCCATGGGTGCATTAAAAAATCCACCCGTGAGGAAGTGCTTGAAGCTGCTATATTTTCAGTAATCCGCAGTCAGATTGACTTGGCTGTGGATATGAAAAAACTGCTGATAAGGTTTAATGAATCCTCTGCCTATCAGAAACATATCCGCAATTTGCAACGGAACATACAAACCCTACAGCAGAAAATCAAACGGATTACCACCTTGAAGAACACGCTGTTTGAATCTTTTGATAACGGCACCATTTCCGAAGAAGATTTCCTCTATATGAAAGAACGCTACAACGGAGAAAATGCCGGGCTTAAGGAAGAATTACAACAGCTCACGCAGGAGCTTACAAAATATACGGAGGAACTGACTGCTAAAAACAAATGGATTACTTCTTTTGAACGCTATGCAAAGGAACAAATACTGACAAGAGAAATGATGCTGGAGCTGGTCAGCCGTGTATGGGTTTGGGCAGATAACCGGTTTGAGGTTGTCTTAAATTTCAAAGACGAATTTCAGTTCATTGTCGGCAATGTAAAGGGGGCGGAGGCTGTATGCCAAAAACACTCGCTCTCTATATGA
- a CDS encoding DUF6870 family protein — translation MQPQIITLNPSCKDVDIRTVDRNTLVDINDVNIDKKLPREQRLKDYVRQIGNPYCYKCGEAIVKISFSETTATLEDRIENYLKTF, via the coding sequence ATGCAGCCACAAATCATTACACTTAATCCATCCTGCAAGGATGTAGATATAAGAACGGTAGATCGGAATACGCTGGTTGATATCAATGATGTAAATATAGATAAAAAGCTCCCAAGGGAACAACGGCTTAAGGATTATGTCCGCCAGATTGGAAATCCGTATTGCTACAAATGCGGTGAGGCCATTGTAAAAATCAGTTTTTCCGAAACAACAGCGACCCTTGAGGATCGCATTGAAAATTACTTAAAAACATTTTAG
- a CDS encoding ABC-three component system middle component 1, translating to MKAIIDLILRQHSYIAEEKVQLDSIGFYKHSDKNIASYFLINNVDCREFEQNEKLMKLALEKLESDYSISDDSQNKTIKMIIQKSFDNNQEASQIDKNTSAIYLIQFSDMKNLNLHRNLIYAIEESPNYFKRYIIPYTETQFSILQSTIENYEGRGIADILSDIANNEDEYYKLLEGKNIGSVYELVIRLFSKVPFLQYKFKADPTPLSIESDISQKITDGTEKYHNLIKHGNCTLEQLLEIENDIEIDDQKLEKELNRLLGGVK from the coding sequence ATGAAAGCAATTATAGATTTAATTTTAAGGCAACATTCATATATTGCTGAAGAAAAAGTGCAATTGGACTCTATTGGTTTTTATAAGCATAGCGATAAAAACATTGCAAGCTATTTTTTGATAAATAATGTTGACTGCAGAGAATTTGAACAGAACGAGAAATTAATGAAACTTGCTCTAGAAAAATTAGAGAGTGATTACTCAATTTCAGATGATTCTCAAAATAAAACCATAAAAATGATAATTCAAAAATCCTTTGATAATAATCAAGAAGCAAGCCAAATTGATAAAAATACTTCTGCGATTTATTTGATTCAGTTTAGTGATATGAAAAATCTTAACTTGCATCGGAATTTAATATACGCTATTGAGGAATCCCCAAATTACTTTAAGCGATATATTATTCCTTATACCGAAACACAATTTTCTATTTTGCAATCAACGATAGAAAATTATGAAGGAAGGGGTATTGCTGATATTCTCAGTGATATTGCCAATAATGAAGATGAATATTATAAATTGCTAGAAGGCAAAAATATTGGGAGTGTATATGAACTTGTAATTCGTCTATTTTCAAAAGTGCCCTTTTTACAGTACAAATTTAAAGCTGACCCAACACCGCTATCCATTGAGAGTGATATTTCTCAAAAAATTACAGATGGCACAGAGAAATATCATAATCTAATAAAACATGGAAATTGCACTCTAGAGCAATTGCTCGAAATAGAAAATGATATTGAGATTGATGATCAAAAGCTGGAAAAAGAGCTAAACCGCTTGCTTGGAGGTGTAAAATAA
- a CDS encoding recombinase family protein, translating to MKKCWLYARTAHKDDIALAFQIEKLSDYANKNNLVIAGITAESVTGLSCNRVGLKETLQAIRSNQADTVLVTDLSRIGRSIPDVIEWQSKVCEEGGAVVSMQNNMFTYMKTCELLKLCFEQRCR from the coding sequence ATGAAAAAATGTTGGCTCTATGCAAGAACTGCCCATAAAGATGATATAGCACTTGCTTTTCAGATAGAGAAATTGAGTGACTATGCCAATAAAAATAATCTTGTGATTGCAGGAATTACAGCAGAAAGCGTGACAGGACTTAGCTGTAATCGTGTTGGATTGAAAGAAACACTCCAAGCCATCAGGAGCAATCAGGCAGATACCGTATTGGTTACGGATTTATCACGAATCGGACGAAGCATTCCCGATGTCATAGAATGGCAGAGCAAAGTTTGTGAAGAAGGTGGAGCAGTTGTCTCCATGCAGAATAATATGTTTACTTATATGAAAACCTGCGAACTGCTTAAACTTTGTTTTGAACAGAGATGTAGATAA
- a CDS encoding recombinase family protein — protein MPKTLALYMRLSSEDENIGESDSIKNQRELLHRFVAEKREFKDWEILEFQDDGYSGTNFNRPQIKRLLMLVRQKRIDCIIVKDFSRFGRNYIDVCDYLEQVFPLYGVRFIAVNDIYDSNQIKGSSVGMDVALKSMVSELYSRDISTKIRSSNKVRWSNGKYLGTIAFYGYQLSETTKNKLVIDDQAAVMVRRIFQMAADGVNPNEIAVLLNKEKIPSPLAYRKQNGTDLDRGWKVADDRLLWTRFAIKRILCDGRYTGKLVSYRRTKADVSTKRTKANPKSEWIIAADTHEPIVTQELFEKAGVWFPKRENSCKPVPSRGYPLTGILKCGYCHHNLTRASVKQPYYHCYMAKYEESTPCSTIKVMETAFSDILLAIINKQVIMVLRDGRNPSEFTLTNHERIQSLQKDIQIRQQEIEKLRVARKNAFEEYCFEHISKEQYAAMLEANTRQMNLISEKLREMQTECSLLTEDKQETEYQQVHQKYEFADQLTKDMVLVFVKEVSVFEDERFEIVWNYVDYYKMTGLL, from the coding sequence ATGCCAAAAACACTCGCTCTCTATATGAGGCTATCCTCCGAGGATGAAAATATCGGTGAAAGCGACAGCATTAAAAACCAGAGGGAGCTACTCCATAGATTTGTCGCAGAAAAGCGTGAGTTCAAGGATTGGGAGATATTAGAGTTCCAAGACGACGGATACTCCGGCACCAACTTCAACCGTCCGCAAATCAAACGCTTACTTATGCTGGTCAGACAAAAGCGGATTGACTGCATTATCGTAAAAGATTTCTCAAGGTTTGGACGTAATTACATTGATGTATGCGATTACTTGGAGCAGGTATTCCCTCTTTATGGGGTACGCTTTATTGCAGTAAATGATATATACGACAGCAACCAGATCAAGGGAAGTTCTGTTGGAATGGACGTTGCGTTGAAGAGCATGGTAAGTGAGCTTTACAGCCGTGACATCTCAACGAAAATCCGCAGTTCCAATAAAGTCCGATGGTCTAATGGCAAATATCTTGGGACAATAGCGTTTTATGGCTATCAGCTATCGGAAACAACAAAAAACAAGCTGGTGATTGACGATCAAGCAGCCGTGATGGTAAGACGTATTTTTCAAATGGCTGCGGATGGTGTAAATCCCAATGAGATAGCGGTTCTTTTGAATAAAGAAAAGATACCTTCACCACTGGCTTATCGTAAACAGAACGGTACAGACCTCGACCGTGGATGGAAAGTGGCAGATGACCGTCTATTATGGACACGATTTGCCATCAAGCGGATTCTTTGTGACGGGCGGTACACCGGGAAATTAGTTAGCTATAGACGGACAAAAGCGGATGTATCAACCAAACGGACAAAGGCGAATCCAAAATCAGAATGGATTATTGCTGCGGATACCCATGAGCCGATTGTAACACAGGAGCTATTTGAGAAAGCTGGTGTTTGGTTTCCGAAAAGGGAAAATTCGTGCAAACCTGTTCCTTCCAGAGGGTATCCACTGACCGGGATTTTAAAGTGCGGATACTGCCATCATAATCTGACCCGTGCCAGTGTAAAGCAACCCTATTATCACTGCTATATGGCTAAGTATGAAGAAAGCACTCCGTGCAGTACAATCAAAGTAATGGAAACGGCATTTAGTGATATTCTGCTTGCCATCATCAACAAGCAGGTCATTATGGTACTTCGTGATGGCAGAAATCCTTCGGAGTTTACTTTGACCAACCATGAACGGATACAAAGTCTGCAAAAGGACATCCAGATTAGACAACAGGAAATTGAAAAACTTCGTGTGGCAAGGAAAAATGCCTTTGAAGAATATTGCTTTGAACATATTTCCAAAGAGCAGTACGCGGCAATGCTCGAAGCCAATACCCGGCAGATGAACCTGATTTCAGAAAAGCTTCGGGAAATGCAAACAGAATGTTCCTTGCTCACAGAAGATAAGCAGGAAACCGAGTATCAGCAGGTCCATCAAAAGTATGAGTTTGCCGATCAGCTTACCAAGGATATGGTACTGGTCTTTGTGAAAGAAGTTTCTGTATTTGAGGATGAACGATTTGAAATTGTGTGGAATTATGTGGATTATTATAAAATGACAGGCCTGTTGTAG
- a CDS encoding helix-turn-helix domain-containing protein, with product MDYMTAKEAAEKWAITPRRVQVLCAQGKIPGAIRFGVTWAIPKDTAKPKDGRFKTTKSD from the coding sequence ATGGATTATATGACAGCGAAAGAAGCAGCGGAAAAATGGGCAATCACTCCACGCCGGGTACAAGTGCTTTGCGCACAGGGCAAAATACCGGGCGCTATTCGGTTTGGGGTTACTTGGGCAATACCTAAGGATACTGCGAAGCCTAAGGATGGTCGGTTTAAAACAACAAAGTCAGATTAA
- a CDS encoding recombinase family protein: MEKLIKAKCYRAAIYVRLSKEDGDKVESDSIVNQKELIRQYLTDKPDIEVHSVRVDDGYSGANFDRPAFQQLLKDIRSGQIDCVIVKDLSRFARNFVEAGRFLDQEFPLYGVRFIAINDGYDSIQRKGGADDIVLPFKNLVNDAYCRDISVKIRSQLEVKRKKGDFIGSFAVYGYLKDPNDRHKLVIDEYAADVVRDIFKWKLEGLSQQRIAERLDDHGILSPMEYKRYCGMKYKSGFQINPKARWTAVAIGRILKNEFYVGTLVQGKRSTPNHKIKKLMQKPENEWVCIEHNHEPIIEREIFDTVNRLLIKDTRIAPQEQTVYLFSGLLFCGDCRRSMVRNNNNRGGKIYTYYMCGNNRNTKICSSHRIKDTLLEQTVLASIRSQIDAVLDVEKMLKRIDDMPYRKSIASRTGIQAEQKREEIERYKRLKKALLESKVEKLISETEYFEMKLQYDEQQKAAEDDLHRLEKELHTATFSLKENNNWIEIFRQYQNITELTRPIVVTLIDHINIYEGNRIEIVFQYHYDFEQALRVISCAETADATSPEVKEVV, from the coding sequence ATGGAAAAGTTAATAAAAGCGAAATGTTATCGTGCCGCTATTTATGTGCGTCTTTCCAAGGAAGATGGCGATAAGGTAGAGAGCGACAGCATTGTGAACCAAAAGGAATTAATCAGGCAGTATCTTACGGATAAGCCTGATATTGAAGTGCATTCTGTCCGTGTTGATGACGGATACAGTGGTGCCAATTTTGACCGCCCGGCCTTTCAGCAGTTGCTAAAGGACATCCGAAGCGGTCAGATTGATTGTGTCATCGTAAAGGATCTGTCCCGTTTTGCAAGAAATTTTGTAGAAGCGGGGCGTTTCCTTGATCAGGAGTTTCCGCTGTATGGAGTCCGTTTCATCGCCATTAACGATGGCTATGATTCTATCCAAAGAAAAGGCGGAGCAGATGATATTGTACTTCCCTTCAAAAATTTGGTGAATGATGCTTACTGCCGTGACATTTCTGTAAAAATCAGGAGCCAGCTTGAAGTCAAACGAAAAAAGGGAGACTTCATTGGCTCTTTTGCTGTATATGGGTACCTGAAAGACCCCAATGACAGGCACAAGCTGGTCATAGACGAGTATGCCGCCGATGTGGTACGGGACATATTTAAATGGAAGCTGGAGGGACTCAGCCAGCAGCGTATAGCAGAACGCTTGGATGACCACGGCATCCTATCCCCTATGGAGTATAAGCGTTACTGCGGTATGAAGTATAAGAGCGGCTTTCAAATCAACCCGAAGGCAAGATGGACGGCTGTTGCCATAGGCCGTATTCTGAAAAACGAATTTTATGTTGGTACCTTGGTGCAGGGTAAGCGAAGTACGCCAAACCATAAAATTAAAAAGCTCATGCAAAAACCCGAAAATGAATGGGTGTGTATTGAACATAACCATGAGCCAATTATCGAAAGAGAAATCTTTGATACGGTAAACCGTCTTCTGATCAAAGATACTCGGATTGCACCACAGGAGCAAACGGTATATCTGTTCAGCGGACTGCTGTTCTGCGGGGATTGCAGACGCAGTATGGTGCGAAACAACAATAACCGTGGCGGTAAAATCTATACCTACTATATGTGCGGCAACAACCGGAATACGAAGATTTGCTCCAGCCACCGGATCAAAGATACCCTGCTGGAACAAACGGTCCTTGCCAGTATCAGAAGTCAAATTGATGCTGTCCTTGATGTTGAGAAAATGCTGAAACGCATTGATGATATGCCCTACCGTAAGAGTATAGCCAGTCGGACAGGAATACAGGCAGAGCAGAAAAGAGAAGAAATTGAGCGGTATAAACGCTTGAAAAAGGCTTTGCTTGAATCCAAAGTGGAGAAGCTTATTTCGGAAACAGAATACTTTGAGATGAAGCTTCAATACGATGAACAGCAAAAAGCAGCCGAAGATGATTTGCACAGGCTGGAAAAGGAGCTTCATACCGCCACTTTTAGCCTGAAAGAAAATAATAACTGGATAGAAATATTCAGGCAGTACCAAAATATCACGGAGCTTACAAGACCCATTGTGGTTACTCTAATTGACCATATCAATATCTATGAAGGAAACCGCATTGAAATCGTATTTCAGTATCATTATGATTTTGAACAGGCGCTGCGAGTCATTTCCTGTGCAGAAACTGCGGATGCCACCTCACCGGAAGTAAAGGAGGTGGTCTAA
- a CDS encoding recombinase zinc beta ribbon domain-containing protein yields the protein MFSEKYSLIFLLYVLTQANERYIGDALLQKTYVVDCLTKQTRKNNGEIPQYYVTGNHEPIISKDLFNLVQEEITRRAGKRKVAKKAVKTEKGKYSSKYALTELLCCGECGTQYRRVTWARNGKKKVVWRCINRLEYGTKYCKKSPTIEESQLHQAIVTALNRLDEDKADVIETLKAGLRLAIGSQDDDSFNEEAVRNRIAELQSLMMDLVELSSKSSAGTDYFDAKFEEIAVEIKGLQGQLGEHQEQTMLAQNTQARIHELLYTLEHIYLSVKEYRDDVVKGIITKVVVLSADRIRITFDNNMEME from the coding sequence TTGTTTTCGGAAAAATATTCCCTTATTTTTTTGTTGTACGTCTTGACACAAGCTAATGAGCGTTACATCGGCGATGCCCTGCTGCAGAAAACCTATGTGGTGGACTGCCTGACCAAACAAACCCGGAAAAACAACGGCGAAATCCCGCAGTATTATGTAACCGGAAACCATGAGCCGATTATTTCAAAGGATTTATTCAACCTTGTACAGGAGGAAATCACCCGGCGAGCCGGTAAGCGAAAGGTGGCCAAGAAAGCTGTGAAAACCGAAAAAGGAAAATACAGCAGCAAATATGCGCTGACCGAGCTTCTCTGCTGCGGTGAATGCGGTACACAATACCGCAGGGTCACTTGGGCGAGGAACGGTAAGAAAAAGGTGGTCTGGCGCTGCATCAACCGCTTGGAATATGGCACGAAATACTGCAAGAAATCCCCTACCATTGAGGAAAGCCAGTTGCACCAAGCTATCGTCACCGCCCTGAACCGGCTGGATGAGGATAAAGCCGATGTCATTGAAACCCTCAAGGCAGGCCTGCGGTTGGCCATCGGTTCACAGGATGATGACAGCTTCAATGAAGAGGCTGTCCGAAACCGTATCGCCGAGCTGCAGAGCTTGATGATGGATTTGGTGGAACTCAGCTCCAAGTCCAGTGCTGGTACAGATTATTTCGATGCCAAGTTTGAAGAAATCGCTGTGGAGATAAAGGGGCTGCAGGGGCAGCTTGGGGAACACCAAGAGCAGACCATGCTTGCCCAAAATACACAAGCCCGAATCCATGAACTGCTTTACACGCTGGAACATATTTACCTTAGCGTAAAGGAATATCGTGATGATGTAGTCAAGGGGATTATTACAAAGGTGGTGGTTTTATCCGCAGACCGCATCCGAATCACTTTTGATAACAATATGGAAATGGAATAG